A DNA window from Comamonas fluminis contains the following coding sequences:
- a CDS encoding substrate-binding domain-containing protein translates to MKGISSMATRQVLAELAAAWQAQGGEAVDIESVGGVDAAQRVQAGEAFDLVFLASNAIDKLQAADRVLPGSKVDLMLSSTAVAVPAGAVQPDISTEDAVRAAVLAAPSVGFSTGPSGVALQKLFERWGIAEEIKPRLVQARPGVPVGSMVASGEVALGFQQLSELIHVQGIQIVGALPEAIAIDTVFSAAVVNGAGDAAAAQRLLAFMASPEAAEAKRRQGMEPA, encoded by the coding sequence ATGAAGGGCATTTCGTCCATGGCAACCCGCCAGGTTCTGGCAGAACTCGCAGCGGCCTGGCAGGCACAGGGCGGCGAGGCGGTGGACATCGAATCCGTGGGCGGCGTGGACGCAGCCCAGCGAGTGCAGGCTGGTGAGGCTTTTGATCTGGTCTTTCTGGCCTCCAATGCCATTGACAAACTGCAGGCGGCAGACCGTGTGCTGCCCGGCAGCAAGGTGGACCTGATGCTCTCCAGCACCGCCGTGGCGGTGCCTGCAGGGGCAGTACAACCTGATATCAGCACAGAAGACGCCGTGCGCGCTGCTGTGCTGGCTGCACCCAGCGTGGGCTTTTCGACAGGGCCTAGCGGCGTGGCGCTGCAAAAGCTGTTTGAGCGCTGGGGCATTGCCGAAGAGATCAAGCCCCGCCTAGTGCAGGCCCGCCCCGGCGTGCCTGTGGGCTCCATGGTGGCTTCGGGCGAGGTGGCACTGGGCTTTCAGCAACTGAGCGAGCTGATTCACGTGCAAGGCATTCAGATTGTGGGCGCGCTGCCTGAGGCGATTGCCATTGATACGGTTTTTTCTGCGGCGGTGGTGAACGGCGCGGGGGATGCTGCAGCGGCCCAGCGTTTGCTGGCTTTCATGGCTTCGCCCGAAGCGGCCGAGGCCAAGCGCCGCCAGGGCATGGAGCCCGCATGA
- a CDS encoding pyridoxamine 5'-phosphate oxidase yields MLHESRLQLSLRALLSSQRTAALAVQPLADFSSPAQLPAPELSFVPWAWCTDFACLVIHVSGLASHTSAMQQHAAISLMMVATEVPGQGVHALERVSIQGVASTPPRESVLYEAARRRYLARFPEAEPMTMLGDFRFMCITPSKGRHIAGFGAAREVSDQDLIAAFNPAAQTDGQD; encoded by the coding sequence ATGCTCCATGAATCAAGACTTCAGCTCTCTTTGCGTGCCCTGCTTTCCAGCCAGCGCACGGCGGCGCTGGCCGTTCAGCCTTTGGCAGATTTTTCCAGCCCTGCGCAATTGCCAGCCCCGGAGCTGTCCTTTGTTCCCTGGGCCTGGTGTACTGATTTTGCGTGTCTGGTCATTCATGTCAGCGGGCTGGCCAGTCACACCAGCGCCATGCAGCAGCACGCGGCCATCAGCCTGATGATGGTGGCCACTGAAGTGCCCGGTCAGGGCGTGCATGCGCTGGAGCGAGTCAGCATTCAAGGTGTGGCCTCCACCCCACCGCGTGAAAGCGTGCTGTATGAGGCAGCCAGGCGCCGCTATCTGGCGCGCTTTCCCGAGGCAGAGCCCATGACCATGCTGGGCGACTTTCGCTTTATGTGCATCACGCCCAGCAAGGGCAGGCATATTGCGGGCTTCGGCGCGGCGCGAGAGGTTTCCGATCAGGACCTGATTGCCGCCTTCAACCCTGCAGCGCAGACGGATGGACAAGATTGA
- the hrpA gene encoding ATP-dependent RNA helicase HrpA, protein MSLKITFPESLPVSGRRQEIMEAMDRHQVIIVCGETGSGKTTQLPKIALALGRGKLNATPDDKGQVRGHLIGHTQPRRIAASSVAKRIAEELNTPLGEVVGYKVRFQDNLQKGASVKLMTDGILLAETQTDPLLKNYDTLIIDEAHERSLNIDFLLGYIKQILPKRPDLKVVVTSATIDADRFAKHFEGKDGPAPVIMVSGRTYPVEMRYRPFEGEKDKDLNDAIADGVDELWAGGKGGDILIFLPGEREIREAADHVRKHLQNSPTLRSAEVLPLFSRLSQAEQDRIFDGHTGRRIVLATNVAETSLTVPGIRYVIDAGTARVKRYSFRSKVEQLLVEPISQAAANQRAGRCGRVANGICIRLYDEVDFNGRDKFTDPEILRSSLAGVILRMKALGLGDVVHFPFLEAPSGRAIADGYQLLAELGAVDDHGQLLPMGKELSRLPLDPRVGRMILEARERGAVAEVLIIASALSVQDVRDRPMEAQQQADQAHAKFDDDKSEFTGYLRLWKWLMDARGGKVVAKTRAEMAAQNKPAAKPSARNQAFLPVSQRTSGSMGAQVEGTVEERLALFNPAEPQVEATHKISNRQWEQLLRQNFINIRRVREWRDTHSQLLTVVKEQKWLLNNEAAGYDAVHLSMLSGLLGNIGYKGEESEAYLGAHGIKFHPHPGAHLSKKPGRWIVAAEQVETSRLYGRGIAAIEPQWLEEVGGHLLKKQLLDPHWSKKQADVVALERATLYGLVVYNGRRVSYGRVDPHEARNLFIRQAMVEGEWETKWHFLPANLKLMRKVEELEHKSRRQDVLVDDELIFAFYDQQLPHDVYSGATFDKWFRAESKAKPELLRLSKDELMRHEAAGITTDNFPKTVKLGGVDCTATYLHSPGDARDGITVTVPLFVLNQVSEDRAEWLVPGMLKDKIQALLKSLPQRPRSRFVPLPESATRLAELFTQPDRWLQGGLIDALLKQVRDETSLDVKRADFKLDMLSPHLFMNFRITDEHGRQLGQGRNLGALKAEWGVKARGAFQALASLKVASVVAEQADLDGKQPEVKKNSGPSASNKGAPVSRPEAAAPAVSPAQKHDARYKEWSFGELPELMEIKKGGTTLIGFPALIDHGDSVGIEVFDEPEAAAAKHRVGLRRLFALQIKDALKYLEKNIPDLQKMAVAYMPLGTQEELRGQIIDVAIDRAFLQDPLPANEADFKQRVQDGRGRLTLIANEVARMSSTILTEYAAAARKIKDTKNAPEATKDAGEQLSKLVPKKFIAVAPWSQLGHYARYLKAITTRLDKYRADPARDAAKQKELQPLEQRYWRLVAERKGAVDARMQEYRWMLEELRVSFFAQELRTPYPVSSKRLDKVWAQLQN, encoded by the coding sequence ATGTCTTTGAAGATCACCTTTCCCGAGTCGCTTCCCGTATCTGGCCGCCGCCAGGAAATCATGGAGGCCATGGATCGCCATCAGGTCATCATCGTCTGTGGCGAGACGGGCTCGGGCAAGACCACGCAGCTGCCCAAGATCGCGCTGGCGTTGGGGCGCGGCAAGCTCAATGCAACGCCTGACGATAAAGGGCAGGTGCGCGGTCATTTGATTGGCCATACCCAGCCGCGCCGGATTGCGGCCAGCTCGGTGGCCAAGCGCATTGCCGAAGAGCTGAACACCCCGCTGGGCGAGGTGGTGGGCTACAAGGTGCGCTTTCAGGACAATCTGCAAAAAGGCGCCTCGGTCAAGCTGATGACGGACGGCATTTTGTTGGCCGAGACACAGACCGATCCGCTGCTCAAAAACTACGACACGCTGATCATCGACGAGGCGCACGAACGCAGCCTCAACATCGACTTTTTGCTGGGCTATATCAAGCAGATATTGCCCAAGCGCCCCGATTTAAAGGTGGTGGTGACATCGGCCACCATCGATGCCGATCGCTTTGCCAAGCACTTTGAAGGCAAGGACGGCCCGGCTCCGGTCATCATGGTCTCTGGCCGCACCTACCCGGTGGAGATGCGCTACCGCCCGTTCGAGGGCGAAAAAGACAAGGATTTGAACGACGCCATAGCGGACGGTGTGGACGAGCTGTGGGCCGGCGGCAAGGGTGGGGACATCCTGATCTTCTTGCCCGGTGAGCGTGAGATTCGCGAAGCGGCCGACCATGTGCGCAAGCATTTGCAGAACTCGCCCACGCTGCGTAGTGCCGAAGTGCTGCCGCTGTTCTCGCGCCTGTCGCAGGCCGAGCAGGACCGCATCTTTGACGGCCACACGGGCCGCCGCATCGTGCTGGCCACCAACGTGGCCGAGACCTCGCTGACGGTTCCTGGCATCCGATACGTCATTGACGCAGGCACGGCGCGCGTTAAGCGCTATTCCTTCCGTAGCAAGGTGGAGCAGCTGCTGGTCGAGCCGATTTCGCAGGCTGCCGCCAACCAGCGTGCCGGCCGTTGCGGCCGTGTGGCCAACGGTATCTGCATCCGCCTGTATGACGAGGTGGATTTCAACGGCCGCGACAAATTCACCGACCCGGAAATCCTGCGTTCGTCGCTGGCCGGGGTGATCTTGCGCATGAAGGCGCTGGGTCTGGGCGATGTGGTGCATTTTCCGTTTCTGGAAGCGCCTTCGGGCCGCGCCATTGCCGACGGCTACCAACTGCTGGCAGAGCTGGGCGCAGTGGATGACCATGGTCAGTTGCTGCCCATGGGCAAAGAGCTGTCGCGCCTGCCGCTGGATCCGCGCGTGGGCCGCATGATTCTGGAAGCGCGTGAGCGCGGCGCGGTGGCCGAGGTGCTGATCATTGCCTCGGCGCTTTCTGTGCAAGACGTGCGCGACCGGCCTATGGAAGCGCAGCAGCAGGCCGACCAGGCACACGCCAAGTTTGACGACGACAAAAGCGAATTCACCGGCTATCTGCGCCTGTGGAAATGGCTGATGGATGCGCGTGGCGGCAAGGTGGTGGCCAAGACGCGTGCCGAGATGGCCGCGCAAAACAAGCCTGCTGCCAAGCCATCGGCGCGCAACCAGGCCTTCTTGCCCGTCAGCCAGCGCACGAGCGGGTCTATGGGCGCGCAGGTCGAAGGCACGGTGGAGGAGCGGCTGGCGCTGTTTAACCCGGCCGAGCCGCAGGTGGAAGCCACGCACAAGATCAGCAACCGCCAGTGGGAGCAGTTGCTGCGCCAGAACTTCATCAACATCCGCCGCGTGCGCGAATGGCGCGACACACACAGCCAGTTGCTGACAGTGGTGAAGGAGCAGAAATGGCTGCTGAACAACGAGGCCGCTGGGTATGACGCGGTGCACCTGTCCATGTTGTCCGGCCTGCTGGGCAATATTGGCTACAAGGGCGAGGAAAGCGAAGCCTATCTGGGCGCGCACGGCATCAAGTTCCACCCGCACCCCGGCGCACATCTGAGCAAAAAGCCGGGCCGCTGGATTGTGGCGGCCGAGCAGGTGGAAACCTCGCGCCTGTATGGCCGGGGCATTGCGGCGATTGAGCCGCAGTGGCTGGAAGAGGTGGGCGGCCATCTGCTCAAAAAGCAGTTGCTGGACCCGCACTGGAGCAAAAAGCAGGCCGATGTGGTGGCGCTGGAACGTGCCACGCTCTACGGCTTGGTGGTCTACAACGGTCGGCGCGTCAGCTATGGTCGCGTCGATCCGCACGAAGCGCGTAATTTGTTCATCCGTCAGGCGATGGTGGAGGGAGAGTGGGAAACCAAATGGCATTTCCTGCCCGCCAATTTGAAGCTGATGCGCAAGGTGGAAGAGCTGGAACACAAGAGCCGCCGCCAGGACGTGCTGGTGGACGATGAGCTGATCTTTGCCTTCTACGACCAGCAATTGCCGCACGATGTGTACAGCGGCGCCACATTTGATAAATGGTTCCGTGCCGAAAGCAAGGCCAAGCCCGAGCTGCTGCGCCTCTCTAAAGACGAGTTGATGCGCCATGAGGCGGCAGGCATCACTACCGACAACTTCCCGAAGACCGTGAAGCTGGGCGGTGTGGATTGCACCGCCACCTATCTGCACAGCCCCGGTGATGCGCGTGACGGCATCACCGTCACCGTGCCGCTGTTTGTGCTCAATCAGGTGTCGGAAGATCGTGCTGAATGGCTGGTGCCCGGCATGCTCAAGGACAAGATTCAGGCCCTGCTCAAAAGCCTGCCCCAGCGCCCGCGCAGCCGCTTTGTGCCGCTGCCCGAAAGCGCGACGCGGCTGGCTGAGCTGTTTACTCAGCCCGATCGCTGGTTGCAAGGCGGCTTGATTGACGCACTGCTCAAGCAGGTGCGCGATGAAACCTCGCTGGACGTCAAGCGTGCCGACTTCAAGCTGGACATGCTCAGCCCGCATTTGTTCATGAACTTCCGCATCACGGACGAGCATGGCCGCCAGCTGGGCCAGGGCCGCAATCTGGGGGCGCTCAAGGCCGAGTGGGGCGTCAAGGCGCGTGGGGCGTTCCAGGCGCTTGCGTCATTGAAAGTGGCCTCCGTCGTGGCAGAACAGGCGGATTTGGATGGAAAACAGCCTGAAGTCAAGAAAAATAGCGGACCTTCTGCTTCAAATAAAGGAGCGCCTGTTTCGCGACCCGAAGCAGCGGCCCCTGCGGTATCTCCTGCGCAAAAGCATGACGCCCGCTACAAGGAATGGAGCTTTGGCGAGCTGCCCGAGCTGATGGAAATCAAAAAGGGCGGCACCACGCTGATCGGCTTCCCCGCGCTGATCGACCATGGCGACAGCGTCGGCATCGAAGTGTTTGACGAGCCCGAAGCCGCAGCCGCCAAGCACCGTGTGGGCCTGCGCCGCCTGTTTGCGCTGCAGATCAAGGATGCGCTCAAGTACCTGGAAAAAAACATTCCAGACCTGCAGAAAATGGCTGTGGCCTATATGCCACTGGGCACGCAGGAAGAGTTGCGCGGCCAGATCATCGATGTGGCCATCGACCGCGCCTTTTTGCAAGACCCGCTGCCCGCCAACGAAGCGGACTTTAAACAGCGCGTGCAGGATGGCCGTGGCCGCCTGACCTTGATTGCCAACGAAGTGGCGCGTATGAGCAGCACCATACTGACCGAGTACGCCGCTGCTGCACGCAAGATCAAGGACACTAAAAACGCACCGGAAGCGACCAAGGATGCGGGCGAGCAGCTATCAAAACTGGTGCCCAAGAAATTCATTGCCGTGGCCCCCTGGAGCCAGCTGGGCCATTACGCCCGCTATCTGAAGGCCATCACCACGCGCCTTGATAAATACCGCGCAGACCCGGCCCGTGACGCCGCCAAGCAAAAGGAGCTGCAGCCGCTGGAGCAGCGCTACTGGCGTTTGGTAGCAGAGCGCAAGGGCGCGGTGGATGCCCGCATGCAGGAATACCGCTGGATGCTGGAAGAGCTGCGCGTGAGCTTCTTCGCGCAAGAGCTGCGCACGCCATATCCTGTCAGTTCCAAGCGGCTGGACAAGGTGTGGGCACAGCTGCAGAACTGA
- a CDS encoding MFS transporter yields MTSQASKQSTDKTVANVQTVLNDHPFSGYQWVIFALCFFIVLLDGFDTAAIGYIAPSLIAEWGVAKPDLAPVLSAALFGLAGGAMCSGPLADKFGRKAVLVGSVAVFAVACMASGYTHDLTSMTAWRFVTGLGLGAAMPNAVTLMSEYCPENRRATITNAMFCGFPLGAAFGGFLAAWMIPHFGWRSVLHLGGIAPMLLLVLLVLLLPESVRYMVAKGYSADRIRKPLARIAGNAVASVQKFVMTENKATVEGKSGMGVVLSKQYAVGTIMLWIAYFMGLVIFYALMNWMPVLFKEGGLDPKTATLVAALFPLGGVGAVFFGWLMDRFNANRIIAVGYALTAVSIWWIGQEAGNLGWLVVSVFVAGTIMNTAQSSMPALAAAYYPTSGRATGVAWMLGIGRFGGIAGSFLVAELTVRNLGFSQIFTVVAIPGLIAAAALVIKQMASPKSER; encoded by the coding sequence ATGACTTCGCAAGCTAGCAAACAATCAACCGACAAGACGGTCGCCAATGTGCAGACCGTGTTGAACGATCATCCGTTCTCCGGTTACCAGTGGGTGATCTTCGCCCTGTGTTTTTTCATCGTTTTGCTCGATGGCTTCGATACCGCTGCCATCGGCTATATCGCTCCCTCGCTGATTGCCGAGTGGGGCGTGGCCAAGCCTGATCTGGCCCCGGTGCTGAGTGCCGCGCTGTTTGGCCTGGCCGGTGGTGCCATGTGCTCCGGCCCCCTGGCCGACAAATTTGGCCGGAAGGCCGTGCTGGTGGGCTCGGTGGCGGTGTTTGCCGTGGCCTGCATGGCTTCCGGCTACACGCATGACCTGACCAGCATGACGGCCTGGCGCTTTGTGACCGGCCTGGGCCTGGGCGCTGCCATGCCCAATGCCGTGACGCTGATGAGCGAGTACTGCCCGGAAAACCGCCGCGCCACCATTACCAACGCCATGTTCTGTGGCTTCCCGCTAGGCGCCGCTTTCGGTGGCTTTCTGGCCGCGTGGATGATTCCCCACTTTGGCTGGCGCAGTGTGCTGCATCTGGGCGGTATTGCTCCGATGCTGCTGCTGGTCTTGCTGGTGCTGCTGCTGCCTGAGTCTGTTCGCTATATGGTGGCCAAGGGCTACTCGGCAGACCGCATTCGCAAGCCGCTGGCGCGCATTGCGGGCAATGCCGTGGCAAGCGTGCAGAAGTTCGTCATGACCGAGAACAAAGCCACGGTTGAAGGCAAGAGCGGCATGGGCGTGGTGCTGTCCAAGCAATACGCCGTGGGCACCATCATGCTGTGGATTGCGTACTTCATGGGTCTGGTCATCTTCTATGCGCTGATGAACTGGATGCCTGTGCTGTTCAAGGAAGGCGGCCTGGACCCAAAGACCGCCACGCTGGTGGCTGCGCTCTTCCCGCTGGGCGGCGTGGGTGCCGTGTTCTTCGGCTGGCTGATGGATCGCTTCAACGCCAACCGCATCATTGCCGTGGGCTATGCGTTGACAGCGGTTTCGATCTGGTGGATTGGCCAGGAGGCTGGCAACCTGGGCTGGCTGGTGGTTTCGGTTTTTGTGGCCGGCACCATCATGAACACCGCCCAGTCGTCCATGCCTGCACTGGCTGCTGCTTACTACCCCACCAGTGGCCGCGCCACCGGTGTGGCCTGGATGCTGGGCATTGGCCGCTTTGGCGGTATTGCTGGCTCCTTCCTGGTGGCTGAGCTGACGGTGCGCAACCTGGGTTTCAGCCAGATCTTTACCGTGGTTGCCATTCCCGGCCTGATCGCCGCAGCGGCGCTGGTCATCAAGCAGATGGCCAGCCCCAAGTCTGAACGCTAA
- a CDS encoding MBL fold metallo-hydrolase RNA specificity domain-containing protein encodes MNITFHGAAQSVTGSCFLVEAHGCRFLIDCGMAQGGREADEHNHKAFAFDPSRIDFVVLTHAHIDHSGLLPKLAASGFKGPVYCTLASKDLLDVLLKDSAHIQQMETERYAKRAARHHQDSKKHGADRSPWEGQPLYTLAHVARVMELVQAKPYGKTFEPHPSVKLCFQDAGHILGSAIAELWLADGKGHSKKLVASGDLGQPGRVILRDPTPIAEADVLLIESTYGDRLHKNTDDTLDELVDVVTRTAPHGNVIIPAFAVGRTQELLYHFMQLIEQGRLPPVEIFVDSPMAVAATEITLKHFSLFDDEAQQLLGSARQLKESAHIHFISEVEDSIKLNRIKNGAVIISASGMCDAGRVLHHLHNNLSRPECAVVICGFQAEGSLGRRLVDGVKQVRMFGEEVNVRASVHTLGGFSAHADQKALLDWAGAFKVPPAQTFIVHGEEHSAQALAALLRERLHHQVTVPELGQRCEI; translated from the coding sequence ATGAACATCACATTTCACGGTGCTGCGCAGTCGGTTACAGGTTCTTGTTTTCTGGTGGAGGCGCACGGCTGTCGCTTCCTGATTGATTGCGGCATGGCGCAGGGCGGGCGCGAGGCCGATGAGCACAATCACAAGGCGTTCGCCTTTGATCCCTCGCGCATTGATTTTGTGGTGCTGACGCATGCACACATCGACCACAGCGGCCTGTTGCCCAAGCTGGCCGCAAGCGGCTTCAAGGGGCCTGTGTACTGCACGCTGGCCAGCAAGGACTTGCTGGATGTTCTGCTCAAGGACAGTGCGCATATTCAGCAGATGGAGACTGAGCGCTACGCCAAGCGGGCGGCCAGGCACCACCAGGACTCGAAAAAGCACGGCGCTGACCGCAGCCCCTGGGAAGGGCAGCCGCTGTACACCCTGGCCCATGTGGCACGCGTGATGGAGCTGGTGCAGGCCAAGCCTTATGGCAAGACCTTCGAGCCACATCCTTCGGTCAAGCTGTGCTTTCAGGATGCGGGGCATATTCTGGGCTCGGCCATCGCCGAGTTGTGGCTGGCCGATGGCAAGGGGCACAGCAAAAAGCTGGTGGCCAGCGGCGATCTGGGCCAGCCGGGGCGTGTGATCTTGCGCGACCCCACACCGATTGCTGAAGCTGATGTGCTGCTGATCGAGTCCACGTACGGGGACAGGCTGCACAAGAACACCGACGACACACTGGATGAGCTGGTGGATGTCGTCACGCGCACGGCGCCGCATGGCAATGTGATCATTCCTGCGTTTGCCGTGGGGCGCACGCAGGAGCTGCTCTATCACTTCATGCAGCTCATCGAGCAGGGCCGTTTGCCGCCGGTGGAGATTTTTGTGGATTCGCCCATGGCGGTGGCGGCCACGGAAATCACGCTCAAGCATTTTTCCTTGTTTGACGATGAAGCTCAGCAATTGCTGGGCAGCGCCAGGCAGCTCAAGGAATCGGCCCACATTCATTTCATCAGTGAGGTGGAGGACTCCATCAAGCTCAACCGCATCAAGAATGGTGCGGTCATCATCTCGGCCAGCGGCATGTGCGATGCGGGGCGGGTGCTGCACCACCTGCACAACAACCTTTCACGCCCCGAGTGTGCGGTGGTGATCTGCGGCTTTCAGGCCGAAGGCTCACTGGGCCGCAGGCTGGTGGATGGCGTCAAGCAGGTGCGCATGTTTGGCGAAGAGGTCAATGTGCGTGCCAGTGTGCATACGCTGGGTGGCTTCTCGGCCCATGCCGATCAAAAGGCTTTGCTGGACTGGGCTGGCGCCTTCAAGGTGCCGCCAGCGCAGACCTTTATCGTGCACGGCGAAGAGCACTCTGCCCAGGCCCTGGCTGCGCTGCTGCGAGAGCGTTTGCACCATCAGGTGACCGTGCCGGAACTGGGCCAGCGCTGCGAAATTTGA
- a CDS encoding long-chain fatty acid--CoA ligase, which produces MLAHHAFWPKRLPQSLTVPDSSVWDNLDINARRYPDKTALLFLGRRTSYRELRDGSVRMAAYLHQLGVRKGDRVILLMQNTSQLVLAHYAILRANAVVVPVNPMNLAQELEHYILDSGARVAITTADLAAELGKASNALASADALQHMLVTQFSDGFDANVQGIDAPPQSWRDWLLSAREPAVLNAGKVHAWRDALACTDTPPPHEVGRDDLAVLPYTSGTTGQPKGCMHLHRSINHNAIAGAVWGNCTSENVVLGVVPMFHITGMVSVLHCAIYMGATLIIMPRWDRELAGRLISHYQVTTWTNIPTMVIDLLGSPNFASFDLSSLKYIGGGGAAMPQAVAQRLLEQYGLRFCEGYGLTETAAPSHSNPPDDPKQQCLGIPFMSTDARVVNPDTLEEVAQGEQGEIIVNGPEVFEGYWQRPEATEQAFMELDGKRFFRTGDLGRIDEDGYFFITDRLKRMINASGFKVWPAEVESLMFRHPAIQEACVISAKDAYRGETVKAVVVLRAGHESTTAEDIVQWCHDNMAVYKAPRIVQFVTALPKSGSGKVMWRLLQEKEAVA; this is translated from the coding sequence ATGCTTGCTCACCATGCTTTCTGGCCCAAGCGGCTGCCTCAATCCCTGACGGTTCCTGATTCCAGCGTCTGGGACAATCTGGATATCAATGCCCGTCGCTACCCGGACAAGACGGCATTGCTGTTTCTGGGGCGCAGGACCAGCTATCGCGAACTGCGTGACGGTAGCGTTCGAATGGCGGCCTATCTGCATCAGCTTGGTGTGCGCAAGGGTGACCGCGTTATTTTGCTGATGCAAAACACCTCGCAGCTGGTGCTGGCGCATTACGCCATCCTGCGCGCCAATGCGGTGGTGGTGCCGGTCAACCCCATGAATCTGGCGCAGGAGTTGGAGCATTACATCCTGGATTCTGGAGCCAGGGTTGCCATTACCACCGCCGATCTGGCCGCTGAACTGGGCAAGGCCAGCAATGCGCTGGCCAGCGCTGATGCGTTGCAACATATGCTGGTCACCCAGTTCAGCGATGGCTTTGATGCCAATGTGCAGGGCATTGATGCGCCGCCTCAGTCCTGGCGCGACTGGCTGCTGAGCGCGCGCGAGCCTGCAGTGCTCAATGCCGGAAAGGTACATGCCTGGCGTGATGCGCTGGCCTGCACGGATACTCCGCCGCCGCATGAGGTGGGACGCGATGATCTTGCTGTGCTGCCCTATACCAGCGGCACCACCGGCCAGCCCAAGGGTTGCATGCATTTGCATCGCAGCATCAATCACAACGCCATTGCCGGGGCGGTGTGGGGCAATTGCACCAGCGAAAACGTGGTGCTGGGCGTGGTGCCCATGTTTCATATCACGGGCATGGTCTCTGTGCTGCACTGCGCCATCTATATGGGCGCCACGCTGATCATCATGCCGCGCTGGGACAGGGAGCTGGCGGGCCGCCTGATTTCGCACTATCAGGTCACGACCTGGACCAATATTCCCACCATGGTGATTGATCTGCTGGGCAGCCCCAATTTCGCCTCGTTCGATCTCTCCAGCCTCAAGTACATAGGCGGCGGTGGCGCGGCCATGCCTCAGGCCGTAGCCCAGCGCTTGCTGGAGCAGTATGGCCTGCGCTTTTGCGAAGGCTATGGGCTCACTGAAACCGCCGCGCCTTCACACTCCAACCCGCCCGATGACCCCAAGCAGCAGTGTCTGGGCATTCCCTTCATGAGCACGGATGCGCGCGTGGTCAACCCGGACACGCTGGAAGAAGTGGCGCAGGGCGAGCAGGGCGAAATCATCGTCAATGGCCCGGAAGTGTTTGAAGGCTACTGGCAGCGGCCAGAGGCGACAGAACAGGCCTTCATGGAACTGGACGGCAAGCGCTTCTTTCGCACAGGGGATCTGGGGCGAATCGACGAAGACGGCTATTTCTTCATCACCGACCGCCTCAAACGCATGATCAATGCCAGCGGCTTCAAGGTTTGGCCCGCCGAGGTGGAGTCGCTGATGTTTCGCCATCCGGCAATTCAGGAGGCCTGCGTCATCTCTGCCAAAGATGCCTATCGCGGTGAGACGGTCAAGGCCGTGGTGGTGCTGCGGGCGGGGCACGAAAGCACGACCGCTGAAGACATCGTGCAGTGGTGCCACGACAATATGGCCGTCTACAAGGCGCCGCGTATTGTTCAGTTTGTGACTGCCTTGCCCAAGAGCGGCAGTGGCAAGGTGATGTGGCGGCTGCTGCAGGAAAAGGAAGCCGTCGCCTGA
- a CDS encoding amidohydrolase family protein, which translates to MIIDVHGHYTTAPAALGAWRDLQIAGLKDPSKTPSAADLKISDDEIRETIETNQLRLMKERGSDLTIFSPRASFMAHHIGDFQTSSTWAAICNELCFRVSELFPEHFIPAAMLPQSPGVDPATCIPELVKCVEQYGNVGINLNPDPSGGHWTSPPLSDKSWYPIYEKMVEYDIPAMIHVSTSCNSCFHTTGSHYLNADTTAFMQCLTSDLFKDFPTLKFLIPHGGGAVPYHWGRFRGLAQEMKKPLLEEHLLNNIYFDTCVYHQPGINLLTEVIPTKNILFASEMIGAVRGIDPQTGHYYDDTKRYIEATQNLTADEKHAVYEGNARRVFTRLDKALKAKGL; encoded by the coding sequence ATGATTATTGACGTACACGGTCACTACACCACGGCACCTGCTGCACTTGGCGCATGGCGCGATCTGCAGATCGCCGGCCTCAAGGATCCGAGCAAGACGCCTTCGGCGGCTGACCTGAAGATCAGCGACGACGAGATCCGCGAGACCATTGAAACCAACCAGCTGCGCCTGATGAAGGAACGCGGCTCGGACCTGACCATCTTCAGCCCCCGTGCCTCGTTCATGGCCCACCACATTGGTGACTTCCAGACATCGAGCACCTGGGCCGCGATCTGCAATGAGCTGTGCTTCCGCGTCAGTGAGCTGTTCCCCGAGCACTTTATTCCCGCTGCCATGCTGCCCCAGTCGCCTGGCGTGGACCCCGCGACTTGCATCCCTGAGCTGGTCAAGTGCGTGGAGCAGTACGGCAACGTCGGTATCAATCTGAACCCCGATCCTTCGGGCGGCCACTGGACTTCGCCCCCGCTGTCTGACAAGAGCTGGTACCCCATCTACGAAAAGATGGTGGAGTACGACATCCCCGCGATGATCCACGTCTCCACCAGCTGCAACAGCTGCTTTCACACCACGGGCAGCCACTATCTGAATGCGGACACCACCGCTTTCATGCAGTGCCTGACTTCGGATCTATTCAAGGACTTCCCGACCCTGAAGTTCCTGATTCCCCATGGCGGCGGCGCTGTGCCTTACCACTGGGGCCGTTTCCGCGGTCTGGCGCAAGAGATGAAGAAGCCGCTGCTGGAAGAGCATCTGCTCAACAACATCTACTTCGACACCTGCGTGTACCACCAGCCCGGCATCAACCTGCTGACGGAAGTGATCCCCACCAAGAACATTTTGTTCGCCAGCGAAATGATTGGTGCCGTGCGCGGTATCGACCCGCAGACCGGCCATTACTACGACGACACCAAGCGCTACATCGAAGCCACGCAGAACCTGACGGCCGACGAAAAGCATGCTGTCTATGAAGGCAATGCCCGCCGCGTGTTCACGCGCCTGGACAAGGCCTTGAAGGCCAAGGGTCTGTAA